A single Wolbachia endosymbiont (group A) of Bibio marci DNA region contains:
- the plsX gene encoding phosphate acyltransferase PlsX, translating into MLSTINNNIVIALDAMGGDFAPLSVIQGAGFFLDNLVDPGIKVLFHIYGDKEKVSPLLLKYKKVSNNSEFTHCSDNVLANDKPSFALRHRKDSSMKAAIVAVKEGKAFGVVSSGNTGALMAISRFILGTLPSIYRPAIVSICPTKTKSFALLDLGANVDCNADSLFQFALMGSIFAKIALKIDNPEVALLNIGTEEVKGNDSVRGAFELLKNAPGINFKGYIEASEFLEGNIDVIVADGFVGNVMLKTAEATASTFINLIKQEVFNSWTAKMLVGILLKSKLNKALTRFNPKIRSGAMFLGLNGIIIKSHGNSDAVSFAHAIKFAVNAISENLNQKIINGVSHIE; encoded by the coding sequence ATGTTATCTACGATCAATAATAATATAGTTATTGCACTTGACGCTATGGGGGGCGATTTTGCGCCTCTTTCCGTAATTCAGGGCGCTGGTTTTTTTTTGGATAATCTTGTTGACCCAGGCATTAAAGTTCTTTTTCATATTTATGGAGATAAGGAAAAAGTATCTCCTTTGCTTTTGAAATATAAAAAAGTAAGTAACAATTCTGAGTTTACTCATTGTTCTGACAATGTCCTTGCAAATGATAAGCCATCTTTTGCGCTGAGACATCGTAAAGACTCAAGTATGAAAGCTGCAATTGTTGCAGTGAAAGAAGGTAAAGCTTTCGGAGTGGTATCTTCAGGCAACACCGGGGCGTTGATGGCAATTTCCAGATTTATTTTAGGAACATTACCAAGTATTTATCGTCCTGCTATTGTCTCTATCTGTCCAACTAAGACAAAAAGCTTCGCTTTGCTTGACCTTGGTGCAAATGTTGATTGTAATGCTGACTCATTATTTCAATTTGCGTTAATGGGTAGTATATTTGCAAAAATAGCATTAAAAATTGACAATCCTGAAGTTGCTTTGCTAAATATCGGTACAGAAGAAGTTAAAGGTAATGACTCAGTGCGCGGCGCTTTTGAGTTGCTTAAAAACGCTCCAGGCATTAATTTCAAAGGGTATATAGAGGCAAGTGAATTTTTAGAGGGTAATATAGATGTGATTGTTGCTGATGGTTTTGTTGGCAATGTAATGCTCAAAACAGCTGAGGCAACCGCTAGTACCTTTATCAATCTAATAAAGCAGGAAGTATTCAACTCGTGGACAGCGAAAATGCTTGTTGGTATATTGTTAAAATCCAAACTGAATAAAGCATTAACGCGTTTTAATCCCAAAATTAGAAGTGGAGCTATGTTTTTAGGGCTGAATGGTATCATCATTAAAAGTCATGGAAATTCTGATGCTGTTTCTTTTGCCCATGCTATAAAATTTGCAGTAAATGCAATTAGTGAAAATTTAAATCAAAAGATAATTAACGGGGTAAGTCATATTGAATAA
- the pdxH gene encoding pyridoxamine 5'-phosphate oxidase, with amino-acid sequence MIFSPEKDPFDLFSKWYKAVLNSPCKQPTAMTLATCSKDCIPSARVVLLKEYSKEGFVFFTNVNSKKGKELTENPKAALVFHWIEFARQVRIEGEVKLLNDERTDKYFSSRARDSQISAWCSKQSSILKDWQDFEQAIKLKEKEFYNIQVSRPDFWVGFCVIPKVIEFWQEGEYRKHIRFRYTLVEGSDWKIEQLYP; translated from the coding sequence ATGATATTTTCACCTGAAAAAGATCCGTTTGATTTGTTTTCAAAGTGGTATAAAGCAGTACTTAATTCTCCGTGTAAACAACCAACTGCAATGACGCTAGCAACTTGTAGCAAAGACTGCATTCCATCTGCAAGAGTGGTATTACTAAAGGAATATAGCAAAGAAGGTTTTGTGTTTTTCACTAACGTAAACAGTAAAAAAGGGAAAGAATTGACTGAGAACCCCAAAGCTGCGTTAGTGTTTCATTGGATAGAATTTGCTAGGCAAGTACGAATTGAAGGAGAGGTTAAACTTCTAAACGATGAAAGAACTGACAAATACTTCTCTTCTCGAGCGCGCGATAGTCAAATTAGCGCATGGTGCTCAAAACAATCGAGCATTCTGAAAGATTGGCAAGATTTTGAGCAAGCTATAAAATTGAAGGAAAAAGAATTTTACAATATACAAGTTTCTCGTCCTGACTTTTGGGTGGGATTTTGCGTAATCCCAAAAGTAATTGAATTTTGGCAAGAAGGTGAATATAGGAAGCATATTAGATTTAGATACACCCTTGTTGAGGGAAGCGATTGGAAAATAGAACAACTATATCCCTAG
- a CDS encoding IS110 family transposase: protein MNSSNIIAGIDVSKSKLDIHIHPLEHYKIFENNVQSIDEMLDFLRLHNVTKVGLEATGGYEKLCAYTLLSNGFEVYVIQPRWVRDYAKSLGITTKTDKIDCSIISRYINNTDMRVTPLTVDNGNIDCLKQKLSRRNQLVEIAKIQKTQIQQVTDTSIIKQIEELLAILRNQIKTLEDEMITFIDQNQELKRKYISITSIPGVSKITAITLICYLPELGTLQEKQISSLAGLAPFNRDSGFSKGKRCIQGGRSQVRTVLHMCILSAQKVNSYINPFFTRLYNQYKKPYKIASTAAMRKLLILANSLVRDDRVFTEEYSPQSVSI, encoded by the coding sequence ATGAATTCATCAAATATTATTGCTGGCATTGATGTTAGCAAAAGTAAATTAGATATCCACATTCACCCACTTGAGCATTATAAAATATTTGAAAACAATGTACAATCCATTGATGAAATGCTGGACTTTTTACGTTTGCATAATGTAACCAAAGTTGGTCTTGAGGCAACTGGTGGATACGAAAAATTATGTGCCTATACTTTACTAAGCAATGGTTTTGAGGTGTACGTCATTCAACCTAGATGGGTTAGAGACTATGCTAAAAGCCTTGGTATTACTACAAAAACTGATAAAATAGACTGCAGTATCATTTCACGTTATATCAATAATACAGATATGCGTGTTACTCCTTTAACAGTTGATAATGGTAATATTGATTGCTTGAAACAAAAATTATCTCGTAGAAACCAACTTGTAGAAATAGCAAAAATACAAAAAACCCAAATCCAACAGGTAACTGATACATCTATAATCAAACAAATAGAGGAGCTTCTCGCGATTTTACGTAATCAAATTAAAACTTTAGAAGATGAAATGATTACATTTATCGATCAAAACCAAGAGCTTAAAAGAAAATATATATCAATAACTAGCATACCAGGTGTAAGTAAAATCACAGCCATTACTTTGATTTGCTATTTGCCCGAACTTGGAACCCTTCAAGAAAAGCAAATATCTAGCCTTGCAGGACTTGCACCTTTTAATCGAGACAGTGGTTTCAGTAAAGGAAAGAGATGTATTCAGGGCGGTAGATCACAAGTTAGAACGGTTTTACACATGTGTATTCTCAGTGCACAAAAAGTTAATTCTTATATCAACCCTTTCTTTACTAGATTATATAATCAATATAAAAAGCCATATAAAATTGCTTCCACTGCTGCCATGAGAAAACTGCTTATTCTTGCTAACTCTTTGGTCAGAGACGATAGAGTCTTTACTGAGGAATATAGTCCTCAGTCTGTTTCTATCTAA
- the rpmF gene encoding 50S ribosomal protein L32 has translation MAVPKRKKSKSRRNMHRSHHAIEPKNVVVCSATGEFMLPHNVAVDGSYKGKRVFIKQQAE, from the coding sequence TTGGCAGTTCCAAAAAGAAAAAAGTCAAAGTCAAGGCGTAATATGCATCGTTCTCATCATGCTATTGAGCCTAAGAATGTTGTGGTATGTTCAGCAACTGGGGAATTCATGTTGCCTCACAATGTAGCAGTCGATGGCAGTTACAAAGGAAAACGAGTTTTCATTAAGCAACAGGCAGAATGA
- a CDS encoding beta-ketoacyl-ACP synthase III gives MNKSFILSTGSYLPRKMLSNNEIASIVETSDEWIRQRTGIAQRHIADEGELTSDLAVNAAKSAIEKAKISVDEIDLIIVATTTPDKTLPSCATIVQSKLKCKNAFSFDVQAACSGFIYAVTVADSLIKSNNRIKYALVIGAEIMSRIVDWEDRSTCVLFGDGAGAVIIKSEMGSSGIISTNLHSDGNVDILCTNGGTSSIGDSGKICMNGREVFKHAVDKLTASVEETLRCNNLKITDIDWLIPHQANIRIIEAVVKKLDFPIEKVINTVDKHANTSAASIPLALDYAIQESKIKSGNLVLLISIGAGLTWGSVLLHY, from the coding sequence TTGAATAAAAGTTTCATATTAAGCACTGGATCTTACCTACCAAGAAAAATGTTGAGTAACAACGAAATTGCATCGATAGTTGAGACAAGCGATGAATGGATAAGGCAGAGAACAGGAATAGCTCAAAGGCATATAGCAGATGAAGGAGAATTAACGTCAGATCTAGCTGTAAATGCAGCAAAAAGTGCTATAGAAAAAGCTAAAATTTCAGTGGATGAAATTGACTTGATTATAGTTGCAACAACAACGCCTGATAAAACTTTGCCTAGCTGTGCAACGATTGTACAAAGTAAGTTAAAATGTAAAAATGCATTTTCTTTTGATGTACAAGCAGCATGCTCTGGTTTTATATATGCAGTTACAGTTGCTGATTCGCTCATAAAATCTAACAATAGAATTAAATATGCGCTCGTTATTGGTGCTGAAATAATGTCTAGGATTGTTGACTGGGAAGATAGGTCAACTTGTGTACTCTTTGGTGATGGTGCTGGTGCAGTGATAATAAAATCGGAAATGGGTAGCAGCGGCATCATATCAACAAACTTACACTCTGATGGCAATGTGGACATATTATGTACGAACGGAGGGACATCCTCTATTGGTGATTCTGGAAAAATATGCATGAATGGAAGAGAAGTGTTTAAACATGCAGTGGATAAGTTAACAGCCTCAGTAGAGGAAACACTAAGATGCAATAATTTGAAAATCACTGATATTGACTGGTTAATTCCCCATCAAGCAAACATTCGTATTATTGAAGCAGTAGTAAAGAAATTAGATTTTCCTATAGAGAAAGTGATTAATACCGTTGATAAGCATGCAAACACCTCAGCAGCGTCAATTCCACTGGCCTTAGACTATGCAATACAAGAATCAAAAATAAAATCAGGAAATCTGGTACTGCTGATTTCAATAGGCGCAGGCCTGACCTGGGGTTCCGTGTTGCTGCACTATTAG
- the dxr gene encoding 1-deoxy-D-xylulose-5-phosphate reductoisomerase — protein MKKVSVLGSTGSIGKKTVDLLSKRKEEYQVEALSAHSDFALLAHQAKLLNAKYVAISDERFYKDLKESLLGTDAKIAIGATNIATIPVDLSVVAIVGIAGLGPVMEVIESGTKVIALANKESIVCGGKLLLEKAKEKNVQIIPIDSEHNAIFQVLQNDDKCVEKIILTASGGPFLNYSLEQLRNVMVDKALSHPTWNMGKKISVDSATMMNKALEIIEAHNLFNISPNKIEAVVHPESIVHGIVVYKDGFNFAVLAETDMAIPISYALSWPERSALNYKLDLTKQGKLTFQEPDHKHFPALKLSMAVLNSSTPQTNSIVLNAANEIAVNEFLKSRIGFLKIVEVVESTMESFDSYTDINSLSDIINIDCESRIIANKIVESKVVAYS, from the coding sequence GTGAAAAAGGTTTCAGTTTTAGGATCAACAGGAAGCATTGGAAAAAAGACTGTAGATTTGCTCTCAAAGAGAAAAGAAGAATACCAAGTGGAAGCACTAAGTGCCCATTCAGACTTTGCTCTACTGGCACACCAAGCAAAACTGCTGAATGCAAAATACGTTGCTATCTCCGATGAAAGGTTTTACAAAGATTTAAAAGAAAGTCTACTTGGTACAGATGCAAAAATAGCAATTGGCGCTACAAATATTGCTACCATACCTGTTGATCTCTCAGTTGTTGCAATAGTTGGCATTGCAGGCCTTGGGCCAGTTATGGAAGTTATAGAAAGCGGTACCAAAGTCATTGCATTGGCAAACAAAGAAAGCATTGTTTGCGGTGGAAAGTTATTACTCGAAAAAGCTAAAGAAAAAAACGTACAAATAATCCCTATCGACTCTGAACACAACGCAATTTTTCAAGTTTTGCAAAATGACGATAAATGCGTAGAAAAGATCATACTTACTGCTTCTGGTGGACCATTCTTAAATTATAGTCTTGAGCAATTAAGAAATGTCATGGTAGATAAGGCGCTTAGTCACCCCACTTGGAATATGGGAAAGAAAATCTCGGTTGATAGCGCAACAATGATGAATAAGGCACTAGAGATAATAGAAGCACATAACTTGTTTAATATCAGCCCGAATAAAATTGAAGCAGTAGTGCATCCTGAGTCAATAGTACATGGAATCGTAGTTTATAAGGATGGTTTCAACTTTGCTGTGCTTGCAGAGACTGACATGGCAATTCCTATTTCATATGCTCTATCTTGGCCAGAAAGATCAGCTTTAAATTATAAACTAGACCTAACAAAGCAAGGAAAATTGACCTTTCAAGAGCCAGACCATAAGCATTTCCCTGCGCTAAAGCTTAGCATGGCAGTGTTAAACTCTTCTACTCCACAAACAAACAGTATTGTGCTCAATGCTGCAAATGAAATAGCTGTTAATGAATTTTTGAAGTCACGAATCGGCTTTTTAAAAATAGTAGAGGTAGTGGAATCAACAATGGAAAGTTTTGATAGTTATACTGATATTAATTCACTATCTGATATAATAAATATTGATTGTGAAAGTCGTATTATTGCTAATAAAATTGTTGAAAGTAAAGTTGTTGCGTATAGCTAG
- a CDS encoding transposase, which translates to MPAYEVTELYRRRWDIEVFFKFIKQNLGYKHFLSYAMNGIKV; encoded by the coding sequence ATGCCAGCTTATGAAGTAACAGAACTATATAGGCGCAGGTGGGACATAGAGGTATTTTTTAAGTTTATAAAGCAAAACCTTGGATATAAGCACTTTTTAAGTTATGCCATGAATGGGATAAAAGTGTAG
- a CDS encoding ABC transporter ATP-binding protein, which yields MRNPIISILNLSLSFDDRTVLKDLNFDILKGESLVILGGSGSGKSVLTKTIIGLLAPDSGSVKINSKSKNKFGVLFQNSALFDYVTVWENISFNYKKRFNISKKEAKQLAIEKLNDVGLEENIADMFPIELSGGMKKRVALARAIAHNPEIIILDEPTSGLDPIMSDIVNEIIIKLSKDLNTTIITITHDIHSAFKIADKIAVLYEGEIISHGTVQEIQNTNNEYIKKFIRYI from the coding sequence ATGCGTAATCCCATAATATCAATATTGAACTTAAGCTTATCTTTTGATGATAGGACAGTACTAAAAGATCTAAATTTTGATATATTAAAAGGGGAATCATTAGTCATACTTGGCGGCTCAGGAAGCGGCAAATCTGTACTAACAAAAACAATTATCGGCTTGCTTGCTCCAGACTCAGGGTCTGTTAAAATAAATAGTAAAAGCAAAAATAAATTTGGGGTTTTATTTCAAAATTCCGCTTTATTTGACTACGTTACAGTGTGGGAAAATATATCTTTTAATTATAAAAAGCGCTTTAATATCAGCAAAAAGGAGGCAAAACAGCTAGCAATCGAAAAGCTAAATGATGTTGGATTGGAAGAAAATATAGCAGATATGTTTCCAATAGAGTTGTCAGGTGGAATGAAAAAAAGAGTAGCACTTGCAAGGGCAATTGCACACAATCCAGAAATCATCATATTAGATGAGCCAACTTCAGGATTGGACCCAATTATGTCAGATATAGTAAACGAGATAATAATAAAATTATCTAAAGATCTTAACACTACAATTATCACGATTACACATGATATTCATAGCGCATTTAAAATAGCTGACAAAATAGCAGTATTATATGAAGGGGAGATCATTTCCCATGGAACTGTTCAGGAAATACAAAATACTAATAACGAATATATAAAAAAATTCATTCGTTATATATAG
- a CDS encoding MlaE family ABC transporter permease, whose product MSFFDINSVRIIGRYFINFLLRLGSAFIFFIQSLYHCFVPPYYFSNVARQIIEIGFFSLPIVGLTGVFIGAAIVLQSSLSDSLINQEQIIPKLVTITIIKELGPVLISLIMVGKVGSSIAAEIGTMRITEQIDALTTLNINPFKYLIAPRILASIIVFPILTVCADLIGIFGGCITAVFEFNHNLNIYIKYTAQFFNTYDFITGLAKATAFGAIISVSSCYYGYHCKEGARGVGVATTSTVVLSSILIILANYMITLIHA is encoded by the coding sequence GTGAGCTTTTTTGATATAAATAGTGTTAGAATAATTGGTAGGTACTTTATCAATTTTTTGTTAAGGCTTGGTAGTGCATTCATATTTTTTATTCAATCTCTATACCACTGCTTCGTGCCGCCATATTATTTTAGCAACGTAGCAAGACAAATTATAGAGATAGGCTTTTTCTCTCTGCCAATTGTTGGGCTCACTGGAGTTTTTATAGGAGCGGCGATAGTTTTACAAAGCAGCTTGAGTGACTCATTAATTAACCAAGAACAGATAATACCCAAACTTGTTACAATCACTATCATTAAAGAGTTAGGACCAGTTTTGATCAGCTTAATAATGGTAGGAAAGGTTGGATCATCAATTGCGGCAGAAATTGGTACAATGCGCATCACCGAGCAAATAGATGCCCTTACAACTTTGAACATCAACCCTTTCAAATATTTAATTGCACCAAGGATTTTAGCGTCAATCATAGTATTTCCCATACTTACAGTATGTGCAGATCTAATAGGAATATTTGGAGGATGTATCACTGCAGTCTTCGAATTTAACCACAATTTAAATATATACATTAAATACACAGCTCAGTTCTTTAATACGTACGATTTTATAACTGGGCTAGCTAAAGCAACTGCATTTGGTGCCATAATTTCTGTCTCAAGCTGCTATTACGGTTACCATTGCAAAGAAGGTGCACGAGGAGTAGGTGTTGCTACAACATCAACTGTTGTTTTATCGTCCATACTGATCATTTTAGCAAACTACATGATTACTTTGATACATGCGTAA